In Phocoena phocoena chromosome 11, mPhoPho1.1, whole genome shotgun sequence, one DNA window encodes the following:
- the SPRYD4 gene encoding SPRY domain-containing protein 4, which yields MALPFGRSLCLSRWGAKRLGVAAIDARRGVSFKLEEKTAHSSLALFKGDTGVKYGMVGLEPTKLAPNVERFREWAVVLADTAVTSGRHYWEVTVKRSQQFRIGVADVDISRDSCIGVDDRSWVFIYAQRKWHTMLANEKAPIEGIGQPEKVGLLLEYEAQKLSLVDVSRVAVVHTLQTDFRGPVVPAFALWDGELLTHSGLEVPEGL from the exons ATGGCGCTGCCCTTTGGTCGTTCGCTGTGCCTGAGCCGCTGGGGAGCCAAACGATTGGGGGTTGCCGCCATAGATGCCCGCAGAG GCGTCAGTttcaaactggaagaaaagactGCTCACAGCAGCCTGGCACTCTTCAAAGGTGACACAGGTGTCAAATACGGCATGGTGGGATTGGAGCCCACAAAATTGGCCCCGAATGTGGAGCGTTTCCGGGAGTGGGCAGTGGTGCTGGCAGACACAGCGGTTACCAGTGGCAGGCACTACTGGGAGGTGACAGTGAAGCGCTCCCAGCAATTCCGGATAGGAGTGGCAGACGTGGATATTTCCCGGGATAGCTGCATCGGTGTTGACGATCGTTCCTGGGTGTTCATCTATGCTCAGCGCAAGTGGCACACCATGTTGGCCAACGAGAAAGCCCCTATTGAGGGCATTGGGCAGCCAGAGAAGGTGGGGCTGCTGCTGGAGTATGAGGCCCAGAAGCTGAGTCTGGTGGATGTGAGCCGGGTTGCTGTGGTCCACACACTACAGACAGATTTCCGGGGTCCAGTGGTGCCTGCTTTTGCCCTTTGGGATGGAGAGCTGCTGACCCATTCGGGGCTTGAGGTGCCTGAAGGCCTCTAG
- the MIP gene encoding lens fiber major intrinsic protein: MWELRSASFWRAISAEFFATLFYVFFGLGASLRWAPGPLHILQVALAFGLALATLVQAVGHISGAHVNPAVTFAFLVGSQMSLLRAFCYMAAQLLGAVAGAAVLYSVTPTAVRGNLALNTLHPGVSVGQATIVEIFLTLQFVLCIFATYDERRNGRLGSVALAVGFSLTLGHLFGMYYTGAGMNPARSFAPAILTRNFTNHWVYWVGPIIGAGLGSLLYDFLLFPRLKSVSERLSILKGARPSDSNGQPEGTGEPVELKTQAL; the protein is encoded by the exons ATGTGGGAACTGCGGTCAGCCTCCTTCTGGAGGGCCATATCTGCTGAGTTCTTTGCCACCCTCTTCTATGTCTTCTTCGGGCTAGGGGCCTCACTGCGTTGGGCCCCTGGACCACTGCATATCTTGCAGGTGGCTTTGGCCTTTGGCCTGGCCCTGGCTACACTGGTGCAGGCTGTGGGCCACATCAGTGGAGCCCATGTCAATCCTGCAGTCACTTTCGCCTTCCTTGTGGGCTCCCAGATGTCCCTGCTCCGTGCCTTCTGCTACATGGCAGCCCAACTCCTGGGAGCCGTGGCTGGGGCTGCCGTGCTGTACAGTGTTACCCCGACTGCCGTCCGAGGAAACCTAGCACTTAACACG TTGCACCCTGGGGTGAGTGTGGGCCAGGCCACCATAGTGGAGATCTTCCTGACGCTCCAGTTCGTGCTCTGCATCTTTGCCACATACGACGAGAGGCGGAATGGCCGCCTGGGCTCCGTGGCCCTGGCCGTTGGCTTCTCCCTCACCCTGGGGCACCTCTTTGGG ATGTATTATACTGGTGCAGGCATGAACCCTGCCCGCTCCTTTGCTCCTGCCATTCTTACCAGAAACTTCACCAACCACTGG GTGTACTGGGTGGGCCCAATCATTGGAGCAGGCCTGGGCAGTCTCCTTTATgactttctcctcttcccccGGCTCAAGAGTGTTTCTGAGAGACTGTCTATTCTCAAGGGTGCCAGGCCCAGTGACTCCAATGGACAACCAGAGGGCACAGGGGAACCTGTTGAACTGAAGACCCAGGCCCTGTAA